A genomic region of Methanobacterium sp. SMA-27 contains the following coding sequences:
- a CDS encoding glycosyltransferase family 2 protein translates to MNQKVSIIILNWNGWKDTIECLESLYQINYPNYNVILVDNGSQNKSIEMIKNYASGELSIESDFFEYKKFNKPIKILEFFGNELESLQIINENFNNSDSNNKLILIKNEVNSGFSEGNNLGINFSLQFLNTDYILLLNTDTVVDKNFLNELVKFADTNHKVGIVGPGVYHYNKPDKIDNIGYNVNICNARTSSPLDNLEEIPSSTISLDYVVGCGLLIKKSVIDDIGLLDKKYFLYYEDVDWCLRAKKQGYKVFYVPKARIWHKVSSLERKSISLYYYGNRNSFLLIKKNRDSIGILICYSQLLFNKFILALYLILKGQRKESLTVLKAINDGLRGNYGYKKLD, encoded by the coding sequence ATGAATCAAAAAGTTTCTATAATAATTCTCAACTGGAATGGATGGAAAGATACGATAGAATGCCTTGAATCTCTCTATCAGATCAACTATCCAAATTATAATGTGATTTTAGTTGATAATGGCTCTCAAAACAAATCTATTGAAATGATAAAGAATTATGCCTCAGGAGAACTTTCTATTGAATCAGATTTTTTTGAATATAAAAAATTTAACAAACCTATTAAAATCTTGGAATTTTTTGGCAATGAATTGGAATCATTGCAGATAATTAATGAAAATTTTAATAATTCAGATTCAAATAATAAGCTAATATTAATTAAAAATGAAGTTAATTCAGGTTTTTCTGAAGGTAATAACCTTGGTATAAACTTTTCATTGCAATTTTTAAATACAGATTATATTCTGCTTCTAAACACTGATACAGTAGTTGATAAGAATTTCTTAAATGAACTTGTGAAATTTGCCGATACTAACCATAAAGTGGGCATTGTAGGACCTGGAGTTTATCATTACAACAAACCTGATAAAATTGATAATATAGGGTACAATGTCAATATTTGTAATGCTAGAACATCATCTCCACTTGATAATTTGGAGGAAATTCCATCTTCAACCATATCATTAGATTATGTTGTTGGTTGTGGATTACTAATTAAAAAGAGTGTAATTGATGATATAGGTCTGCTTGATAAAAAATATTTTCTATATTACGAGGATGTTGATTGGTGTTTAAGGGCTAAAAAGCAGGGTTATAAAGTTTTTTATGTGCCCAAAGCTAGGATATGGCATAAAGTTTCTTCACTTGAAAGGAAATCAATAAGCCTATACTATTACGGAAACAGGAATTCATTTTTATTAATTAAAAAAAACAGGGATTCAATTGGGATTTTAATCTGTTATTCCCAATTATTATTTAATAAATTCATTTTAGCACTATATCTAATATTAAAAGGCCAACGAAAAGAATCTTTAACAGTATTAAAAGCAATTAATGATGGACTTAGAGGAAATTATGGATATAAAAAATTGGATTAA
- a CDS encoding flippase gives MNPMQRFVKNIGSLFTSQILSYLISLIYTIYLVRYLGVENYGILAFALALTSVIGIFADFGLNILMTRELSKEKSLTNKYLNNIFTIKLLQISILLVFVIVIVKILGYPTQTAYILYLMMIFLIFTTFSNFFASIFQAYERLEYQSIASVLNNILMLIGIFILINYNYGIISFTILYALVGGLILIYYLFILTKRFELPIPKIKIDWDFWKPTIKTAAQFGLMGVFVTIYIWIDSVMLFFMQGDQAVGLYNAAYRIVLLLLFIPTVINAAIFPVMSKLYGSSKDSLKLIVEKYFKYMILIGVPLGVAITLLSNQIIILIFGQAFLASSPALQILVWATVFTFGNAAFVQLFQSTNKQLLLTKITFMGMIINITLNFILIPKFSYIAASFNTLITEFTILALVLIMALRTGYITQRKKLLNETIKIVISSVIMGLFILIFKDLNLLILILISAFLYVFVLFILKGIDKEDIEVIRNIQK, from the coding sequence ATGAATCCGATGCAAAGATTTGTAAAAAACATAGGTTCCCTATTCACATCCCAAATTTTAAGCTATCTAATCAGTTTAATTTATACAATATATCTAGTAAGGTATTTGGGAGTTGAAAATTATGGAATACTTGCTTTTGCATTGGCTTTAACAAGTGTGATAGGAATATTTGCTGATTTCGGGTTAAATATTCTCATGACAAGGGAATTATCTAAGGAAAAGTCCTTAACCAATAAATATCTTAATAATATATTCACAATAAAACTATTGCAAATTTCAATTTTACTGGTCTTTGTTATTGTTATTGTAAAAATATTAGGTTATCCAACACAAACAGCTTATATTCTCTATTTAATGATGATATTTTTAATTTTTACGACTTTTTCAAACTTCTTCGCCTCGATATTTCAAGCATACGAAAGACTTGAATATCAGTCAATAGCATCTGTTTTAAATAATATATTGATGTTAATTGGAATTTTCATTTTAATAAACTATAATTATGGAATTATATCCTTCACAATTCTTTATGCTTTGGTAGGGGGATTAATTCTAATATATTATCTTTTTATATTAACCAAAAGGTTTGAACTCCCCATACCAAAAATAAAGATTGATTGGGATTTTTGGAAACCTACAATTAAGACAGCTGCACAGTTTGGTTTAATGGGAGTATTTGTAACAATTTATATTTGGATAGATTCTGTTATGCTCTTTTTTATGCAGGGAGATCAAGCTGTAGGATTATATAATGCAGCTTATCGAATTGTTTTACTGTTGTTATTCATTCCAACTGTGATTAATGCTGCGATTTTCCCTGTGATGTCCAAGTTGTATGGTTCATCAAAAGATTCTTTGAAATTAATTGTAGAAAAATATTTTAAATATATGATCTTGATCGGTGTTCCACTGGGAGTAGCAATCACTCTTTTATCCAATCAGATAATAATTTTGATCTTTGGACAGGCATTCTTAGCATCCTCACCTGCACTTCAAATACTTGTATGGGCTACAGTTTTCACATTTGGAAATGCTGCATTTGTACAATTGTTCCAGTCTACAAATAAACAGTTACTATTGACTAAAATAACTTTTATGGGGATGATTATAAATATCACACTTAATTTCATATTAATTCCAAAATTTAGTTATATTGCTGCGAGTTTCAATACATTGATAACAGAATTTACTATTTTAGCATTGGTTCTAATAATGGCCCTTAGAACAGGATATATAACTCAAAGAAAAAAATTATTAAACGAAACAATCAAAATAGTTATTTCTTCAGTAATAATGGGTTTATTCATCTTGATATTCAAGGATCTTAATTTATTAATATTAATATTAATATCCGCATTTCTATATGTGTTTGTTTTATTTATTTTAAAAGGTATAGATAAGGAAGATATCGAGGTAATCCGGAATATACAGAAATAA
- a CDS encoding glycosyltransferase, with translation MSVMITVGIIARNEGKNIENTLESILNQNFELRSYEIVVVDGNSTDNTREIARKTLEGSDIQHKILNEADFGFYGHCFARNLVIVNSDQNSKYIAFTDADCIVDKKWISTLYHAIKDTDKTIAGAGGPRLVAKTKNKKELVINTLLTSQIASGGNPAFAIRKTKYAKSIANYNAIYKKDILSKFRYDEKLIMSDDNELNFRLRKSGYNFINVPEAMVWHHETSSIMEFARNMFKYGVNITNTVKKHRNIITINVPITIALILYLILMLPFYYVLGSFVFIPLLLYFLFIISVFIEVSLKTKTIYSLMTFILLPLLHISYGLGVIWNLIHKKRT, from the coding sequence ATGTCTGTAATGATAACAGTTGGAATAATTGCAAGAAACGAGGGAAAAAATATAGAAAATACCCTTGAAAGTATTTTAAACCAAAATTTTGAGTTAAGATCCTATGAAATAGTTGTAGTGGATGGAAACAGTACAGATAACACTCGAGAAATTGCCAGAAAAACATTGGAAGGATCGGATATTCAACATAAAATTTTAAATGAAGCAGATTTTGGTTTTTATGGTCATTGCTTTGCTAGAAATCTAGTTATTGTTAATTCTGATCAAAATTCTAAATACATAGCATTTACAGATGCTGACTGTATAGTAGATAAAAAATGGATTTCAACACTTTACCATGCAATAAAAGATACAGATAAAACGATTGCAGGTGCTGGTGGCCCTCGTTTAGTAGCAAAAACCAAAAATAAAAAGGAACTGGTCATTAATACATTATTAACCTCCCAAATCGCATCAGGAGGTAATCCTGCCTTTGCCATAAGAAAGACTAAGTATGCTAAAAGCATAGCCAACTACAATGCGATATACAAGAAAGATATTTTATCAAAGTTCAGATATGATGAAAAACTCATTATGTCTGATGATAATGAGTTAAATTTTAGATTAAGAAAATCAGGGTATAATTTTATCAATGTTCCAGAGGCCATGGTATGGCATCATGAAACCAGTTCAATTATGGAATTTGCACGAAACATGTTCAAATATGGGGTAAATATAACAAATACAGTAAAAAAACACAGGAATATCATCACAATAAATGTTCCAATTACAATTGCATTGATATTATACCTAATACTCATGTTACCATTCTATTATGTGTTAGGTTCTTTTGTTTTCATTCCATTGTTACTGTACTTCCTTTTTATAATTTCAGTTTTCATTGAGGTGAGCCTTAAAACAAAAACCATCTATTCATTGATGACTTTTATACTGTTACCGTTACTACATATCTCATATGGATTGGGTGTTATATGGAATTTGATTCATAAAAAAAGGACTTAA
- a CDS encoding glycosyltransferase family 1 protein, with protein MQIDYINGPKTEKIFGMSKYQMEIHKRLDVELNIIEYESIMHNLEKRYSPPLESNLDKQDTETQEYSQLKNFFIEIGRTTFKNIDRYRYKIKVQNNIKKQNIKHITSQENAYLLNSIKTNRSVVTCYDLIPWAFEKNHSRLWKSNMSGLKKADRIMTISEFSKDEIVKYLNYPEERIHIVSAAVDHDLYHKKRNKDILIQHNIPKDQKFILYVGSETPRQNLNFLLRSLVKLKKKLPGIKLLKIGDPQSYGARKQLLKTIIEMGLQNDIIFIGYVSEEELPKWYNASDLLVYPCLYAGFGLPPLEAMACGTPVITSNTSSLPEVVDDAGIMVDPNDEESLALNMYNVLTQDDLNKKLAEKGLKRSKIFTWDNAARETQEVYNSISGD; from the coding sequence ATGCAAATAGACTATATTAATGGACCAAAAACTGAGAAGATATTTGGTATGTCTAAATATCAAATGGAGATACATAAAAGGCTCGATGTTGAATTGAATATCATTGAATACGAATCTATTATGCATAACCTTGAAAAAAGATATAGTCCTCCATTAGAATCAAATTTAGATAAACAAGATACTGAAACACAGGAATACTCACAACTAAAAAATTTCTTTATTGAAATAGGCAGAACAACTTTTAAAAACATTGACAGGTACAGATACAAAATCAAGGTCCAAAATAATATAAAAAAGCAGAATATTAAACATATCACCTCTCAGGAAAACGCATATCTGTTAAATTCAATTAAAACGAACAGATCTGTTGTAACGTGTTACGACCTAATTCCATGGGCCTTTGAAAAGAACCATTCAAGATTATGGAAAAGTAATATGTCAGGATTAAAAAAAGCAGATCGGATTATGACAATTTCAGAATTTTCCAAAGATGAAATTGTTAAATATTTGAACTATCCTGAAGAGAGGATACATATTGTGAGTGCTGCTGTTGACCATGATCTCTACCATAAGAAAAGGAATAAAGATATTCTAATACAACACAATATTCCAAAGGATCAGAAATTCATACTCTATGTTGGTTCAGAAACACCAAGACAGAATCTGAACTTCCTGTTAAGATCACTAGTAAAACTTAAAAAGAAATTACCCGGTATTAAACTGTTAAAAATAGGAGATCCTCAAAGTTATGGGGCTAGAAAACAGTTATTGAAAACAATAATAGAGATGGGTCTTCAAAATGATATTATATTCATTGGATATGTATCGGAAGAAGAACTACCCAAGTGGTACAATGCATCAGACCTTCTTGTTTATCCATGTTTATATGCAGGTTTTGGGTTGCCTCCTCTTGAAGCCATGGCATGCGGTACACCTGTAATAACTTCCAATACCAGCTCCCTACCGGAAGTTGTTGATGATGCAGGAATAATGGTAGATCCAAATGATGAGGAAAGCCTGGCATTAAATATGTACAATGTTCTAACACAGGATGATTTAAACAAAAAATTAGCAGAAAAGGGACTTAAAAGGTCTAAAATATTCACATGGGACAATGCAGCCAGAGAAACCCAGGAAGTATACAACTCAATATCAGGTGATTAA
- a CDS encoding class I SAM-dependent methyltransferase, which yields MICKICNNSIDNKKFQIKEMMFGTKYEFDYIECSKCGCLQIAEIPQNIAEYYPSDFYSFKDNLLENPIKRYLRMKRNEYAYFKRGLIGKFMFNRYPPYFFDKLEKLEIDLDFKILDVGCGSGRLLYSFKALGFKNLTGIDPFIDKTVNNNEISIYKKTIHELEDSYDLIILKNVLEHTSDQLETLRKISKLLTENGISIITIPLKNEYIWSRYGVNWVQIDAPRHFFIHTLESFKVLLEDTDLEIKNLIFDSDAFQFWGSEQYKMDIPLMSENSYLINPKKSIFTKDQIKNFNEIARVLNQKKSGDQIFIVLGNKKIVSNP from the coding sequence ATGATTTGTAAGATTTGTAACAATTCTATTGATAATAAAAAATTTCAAATTAAAGAAATGATGTTTGGAACTAAATATGAATTTGATTACATTGAATGTTCTAAATGTGGTTGTCTTCAAATAGCAGAAATACCACAGAACATTGCAGAATATTATCCTTCTGACTTCTATTCATTCAAAGATAATTTATTAGAAAATCCTATAAAAAGATATTTGAGGATGAAAAGAAATGAATATGCCTACTTTAAAAGAGGTTTAATTGGTAAGTTCATGTTCAATAGATATCCTCCTTATTTCTTTGATAAACTTGAAAAATTGGAAATAGATCTAGATTTCAAAATATTAGATGTTGGATGTGGTTCTGGTCGTTTACTATATTCATTTAAAGCTTTAGGATTCAAAAATCTAACAGGCATTGATCCATTTATAGATAAAACTGTAAATAACAATGAAATTTCCATATACAAAAAAACAATTCATGAACTTGAAGATTCGTATGATCTTATCATATTGAAAAATGTTCTTGAACATACATCTGATCAACTTGAAACACTAAGGAAAATTTCAAAGCTTTTAACAGAAAATGGAATTTCAATAATCACAATACCCCTTAAAAATGAATATATCTGGAGTAGATATGGGGTTAACTGGGTTCAAATTGATGCGCCCCGCCATTTTTTTATACATACACTAGAGAGTTTTAAAGTTCTATTGGAAGATACAGATCTTGAGATAAAAAATTTAATATTCGATTCTGATGCTTTTCAATTCTGGGGTAGTGAACAATACAAAATGGATATTCCATTGATGTCAGAAAATTCCTATTTAATTAATCCAAAAAAGAGCATTTTCACCAAGGATCAAATAAAAAATTTTAATGAAATAGCCAGAGTGTTAAACCAAAAAAAATCTGGTGATCAAATTTTCATTGTACTTGGAAATAAAAAAATAGTTAGTAATCCATAA
- a CDS encoding class I SAM-dependent methyltransferase: protein MDKDKEVWENIWDKTEETLNYRDVFYLMDEIKLSYLIPLLPSGSDINILEVGCGSARLSCFLASKGYKTTCLDYSESALKVARKNYELTHNKGRFVVGDAKKLPFEDNSFDIVLSTGLLEHFKDPQIVINEMTRVLKPEGIFYSDIVPKKFSTFRAHITFIRNLGKLMKRDGKDTFYEKKLNSRDIQNMLQSADLKSINVFGAGVFLPQIPYGNQVPSLKRLEYNFLSKIKPLITVWDNTIIGELFGFYYFAYARK, encoded by the coding sequence TTGGATAAAGATAAAGAAGTATGGGAAAATATTTGGGATAAAACAGAAGAAACCCTAAATTATAGGGATGTTTTTTATCTAATGGATGAAATAAAACTTTCCTATTTAATACCATTATTACCATCAGGATCTGATATAAATATATTGGAAGTTGGATGTGGTTCTGCAAGGTTATCCTGTTTCTTGGCATCAAAGGGTTATAAAACAACTTGCTTGGACTATTCTGAAAGTGCTTTAAAAGTTGCTAGAAAAAATTATGAATTAACCCATAATAAAGGTAGATTTGTTGTGGGGGATGCTAAAAAACTTCCATTTGAAGATAATAGTTTTGACATAGTGTTATCAACAGGTCTTTTAGAACATTTCAAAGATCCTCAAATTGTAATTAATGAGATGACAAGAGTATTAAAACCAGAGGGAATATTCTATTCAGATATAGTACCAAAAAAATTTTCTACATTCCGTGCTCACATCACTTTTATTAGAAACTTGGGTAAATTAATGAAAAGGGATGGAAAAGACACATTTTATGAAAAAAAATTAAATTCAAGGGACATTCAGAATATGCTCCAATCAGCAGACTTGAAATCCATTAATGTTTTTGGAGCAGGAGTATTTTTGCCACAAATACCCTATGGGAATCAAGTTCCTTCATTAAAAAGATTAGAATATAACTTTTTATCAAAAATCAAACCATTAATCACGGTTTGGGATAATACAATTATAGGTGAATTGTTTGGGTTTTATTATTTTGCATATGCAAGGAAATAA
- a CDS encoding glycosyltransferase family 4 protein, with translation MKIGYFIGHFPYVNLVNTPDYIKKYAHGGTEIAAYNLAVNMANRGNSVDVFTTSIDSIDSLEIYPNMKIHRNATSFKIASANASFKLIYKPLKYDLDIVHAHSPIPYSDLPALLYAKRKKVPFLLTYQFDGQETGGSFMRNTGVSVYNKLFINKVLGSAEVIIATTKAYANESPFLRKYKDKIVVIPNGINISEVTTPYTKEESRINLGLPLEDNIILFFGSLVQYKGPDILLKAFKTVKKEFPNSKLIFAGRGQMLDYLSELAKKLGVENNVVFTGFVEDEKKPLYYKSADIFCLPSTTMAESFGIVNLEAMAAGIPIVASDLGGIPDIVKHGENGLLTKPCNVQSLADALTYLLKNEDIRKNFGNKGMEMVDNYSWDKIAKETEELYRSILQNW, from the coding sequence ATGAAAATAGGATATTTCATTGGACATTTTCCATATGTTAACTTGGTTAATACTCCAGATTATATTAAAAAGTATGCTCATGGAGGTACAGAGATAGCAGCATATAATTTGGCCGTTAATATGGCAAATAGGGGTAATTCAGTTGATGTTTTTACAACATCAATTGATTCTATTGATTCATTAGAGATTTATCCAAACATGAAAATACATCGCAATGCAACCAGTTTCAAAATTGCAAGTGCCAATGCTTCTTTTAAATTAATTTATAAACCATTAAAGTATGATTTAGATATTGTACATGCACATTCACCAATTCCCTATTCTGATCTTCCTGCACTGCTGTATGCCAAACGAAAAAAGGTACCGTTTCTATTAACGTATCAGTTTGATGGGCAGGAAACAGGTGGTAGTTTCATGCGCAATACAGGAGTATCTGTTTATAATAAATTATTTATTAACAAAGTACTGGGCTCTGCAGAGGTTATAATTGCCACTACTAAAGCATATGCCAATGAATCACCCTTTTTAAGGAAATATAAGGATAAAATAGTTGTAATACCCAATGGAATCAATATATCAGAGGTAACAACCCCCTACACAAAGGAAGAATCCAGGATTAATTTAGGACTACCATTGGAGGACAATATAATTCTCTTTTTCGGAAGTTTAGTCCAATATAAAGGTCCTGATATATTATTAAAAGCTTTTAAAACCGTTAAAAAGGAATTTCCAAATAGTAAACTAATTTTTGCAGGCAGAGGCCAAATGTTGGATTATCTCAGTGAACTGGCTAAAAAATTGGGTGTTGAAAACAATGTGGTTTTCACAGGATTTGTTGAAGATGAAAAAAAGCCATTATATTATAAATCAGCTGATATATTCTGTTTACCATCAACAACAATGGCCGAATCCTTTGGTATTGTAAATTTAGAGGCCATGGCAGCAGGGATTCCAATTGTTGCCTCTGATCTTGGAGGTATACCCGACATTGTAAAGCATGGAGAAAATGGTTTACTTACAAAACCATGCAATGTTCAAAGCCTTGCAGATGCTTTGACATATCTACTAAAAAATGAAGATATAAGGAAAAACTTTGGAAATAAAGGAATGGAAATGGTAGATAATTACAGTTGGGATAAAATTGCAAAGGAAACTGAAGAGCTGTATAGGAGTATACTTCAAAATTGGTAG